Proteins encoded by one window of Streptomyces sp. NBC_01571:
- the kdpB gene encoding potassium-transporting ATPase subunit KdpB encodes MIPAAPPQAPPSRVHGSEEGTKRRAPSGLFEPAQLVQSLPEALRKLHPRALVKNPVLFVVSVGAVLTTLSAVLHPTVFTWVISGWLWLTVIFANLAEAVAEGRGRAQAESLRKARTDTVALRLRHWNYGTDPRHADTEAVAATALGPLDVVLVEAGEVIPADGDVIDGVAAVDESAVTGESAPVIRESGGDRSGVTGGTTVLSDRIVVRVSARPGHSFLDRMIALVEGASRQKTPNEIALNILLAALTIIFVLVVVTLQPMAEYADAAQSTTVLVALLVTLIPTTIGALLSAIGIAGMDRLVQRNVLAMSGRAVEAAGDVGTLLLDKTGTITLGSREAAAFVPLPGVEEGRLAAAAQLSSLADETPEGRSVVVLAKERYGLRAPAEGELHHARWVRFSAQTRMSGVDLRWDNGAVCAIRKGAAQQVIEWVEMYGAQVPLEARAFANSVAGSGGTPLLVAVYDWEGPRVLGLIHLKDVVKDGIRERFAELRRMGIRTVMITGDNPLTARAIAEEAGVDDYLAEATPEDKLALIRREQEGGKLVAMTGDGTNDAPALAQADVGVAMNTGTSAAKEAGNMVDLDSNPTKLIEIVQIGKQLLITRGALTTFSITNDVAKYFAIIPAMFAGAYPGLKSLNVMGLHSPTSAITSAIIFNALIIVALIPLALRGVRYTPSSAHDLLRRNLMLYGLGGLVLPFVGIKLIDLLISGVPGLG; translated from the coding sequence ATGATTCCCGCCGCTCCCCCGCAAGCCCCGCCGTCCCGCGTCCACGGATCGGAGGAAGGGACGAAACGCCGGGCGCCGAGCGGGCTGTTCGAACCCGCCCAGCTCGTGCAGTCCCTCCCCGAGGCACTGCGCAAACTGCACCCGCGGGCCCTGGTGAAGAACCCGGTGCTGTTCGTCGTGTCCGTGGGAGCCGTCCTCACGACCCTGTCCGCGGTGCTCCACCCCACCGTCTTCACCTGGGTCATCAGCGGCTGGCTGTGGCTGACGGTGATCTTCGCGAACCTCGCGGAGGCCGTCGCCGAGGGCCGCGGCCGGGCACAGGCCGAGTCGCTCCGCAAAGCCCGTACGGACACGGTCGCCCTGCGCCTGCGGCACTGGAACTACGGCACCGACCCGCGCCACGCCGACACGGAGGCCGTGGCCGCCACCGCCCTCGGACCGCTCGACGTCGTCCTGGTCGAGGCCGGCGAGGTCATCCCCGCCGACGGCGACGTCATCGACGGCGTCGCGGCCGTCGACGAATCCGCCGTCACGGGGGAATCCGCGCCGGTCATCCGCGAGTCGGGCGGCGACCGCAGTGGGGTCACGGGCGGTACTACGGTCCTGTCGGACCGGATCGTCGTCCGCGTCAGTGCCCGCCCGGGACACTCCTTCCTGGACCGGATGATCGCCCTCGTCGAAGGCGCCTCCCGGCAGAAGACCCCGAACGAGATCGCGCTGAACATCCTGCTCGCCGCGCTCACGATCATCTTCGTCCTGGTGGTCGTCACCCTCCAGCCGATGGCCGAGTACGCCGACGCCGCCCAGTCCACCACCGTTCTTGTCGCGCTCCTGGTCACCCTCATCCCGACGACGATCGGCGCGCTCCTGTCCGCGATCGGCATCGCGGGCATGGACCGGCTCGTCCAGCGCAACGTGCTCGCCATGTCCGGCCGCGCGGTCGAGGCCGCGGGCGACGTGGGCACCCTCCTTCTCGACAAGACCGGCACCATCACTCTGGGCAGCCGCGAGGCAGCCGCCTTCGTCCCGCTGCCCGGCGTCGAGGAGGGCCGACTCGCCGCCGCCGCACAGCTGTCGTCCCTGGCCGACGAGACACCGGAGGGCCGCTCCGTCGTCGTACTGGCGAAGGAGCGGTACGGGCTGCGGGCGCCCGCCGAGGGGGAGCTGCATCATGCCCGGTGGGTGAGGTTCAGCGCGCAGACCCGGATGAGCGGCGTCGACCTGCGCTGGGACAACGGTGCGGTGTGCGCGATCCGCAAGGGCGCCGCCCAGCAGGTGATCGAGTGGGTGGAGATGTACGGCGCCCAAGTCCCGCTCGAGGCACGGGCCTTCGCGAATTCGGTGGCCGGTTCGGGCGGCACCCCGCTGCTCGTGGCGGTGTACGACTGGGAAGGCCCCCGCGTGTTGGGCCTGATCCATCTCAAGGACGTGGTCAAGGACGGCATCCGGGAGCGCTTCGCCGAGCTGCGCCGCATGGGCATCCGCACGGTGATGATCACTGGCGACAACCCGCTCACCGCCCGTGCCATCGCCGAAGAGGCGGGCGTGGACGACTACTTGGCCGAGGCGACCCCCGAGGACAAGCTCGCGCTGATCAGACGCGAGCAGGAGGGCGGCAAGCTCGTCGCGATGACCGGGGACGGCACGAACGACGCGCCGGCGCTGGCCCAGGCCGATGTGGGCGTGGCCATGAACACCGGCACCTCGGCCGCCAAGGAAGCCGGGAACATGGTCGACCTGGACTCCAACCCCACCAAGCTCATCGAGATCGTCCAGATCGGCAAGCAATTGCTCATCACACGGGGCGCGTTGACGACCTTCTCCATCACCAACGACGTGGCCAAGTACTTCGCGATCATCCCGGCGATGTTCGCGGGGGCCTATCCGGGCCTGAAGTCGCTCAACGTCATGGGCCTGCACAGCCCGACGTCCGCGATCACCTCGGCGATCATCTTCAACGCGCTGATCATCGTCGCGCTGATCCCGCTCGCGCTGCGGGGCGTGCGCTACACGCCGTCGTCGGCGCACGACCTCCTGCGGCGCAACCTCATGCTGTACGGCCTCGGCGGACTCGTCCTGCCCTTCGTCGGCATCAAGCTGATCGACCTGCTGATCTCCGGAGTGCCCGGGCTGGGATGA
- a CDS encoding DUF899 family protein, translated as MTTTPGRASSDLTGKPPVVDLATWQAAREELLVREKAHTREGDALAAARRRLPMVELDGTVEVVGPDGPVPFLDLFEGRDELVVYQHMWHDGAPHQGQCEGCTTTAWHLKDAVYLNARGVSLAILTTGRWGEVASYVEFMGYTQPWYSVRDVEAPVGGGMGHIACFLRDGDRVFLTYSTTGRGNEAVNGSLALLDMTSYGRGEAWEDNPEGRAVLGDVREGHPAVGRQACWYWRSDVDGVATWGPTSRPVPQWSRPGATPVETLGRHGHHH; from the coding sequence ATGACGACCACGCCCGGCCGTGCGAGCAGCGACCTCACCGGCAAGCCGCCGGTCGTCGACCTGGCCACCTGGCAGGCGGCCCGCGAGGAACTGCTGGTCCGTGAGAAGGCCCACACCCGCGAGGGCGACGCCCTCGCCGCGGCCCGTCGCAGGCTGCCGATGGTCGAGCTCGACGGAACGGTCGAGGTCGTCGGACCCGACGGCCCGGTCCCGTTCCTGGACCTGTTCGAGGGCCGCGACGAGCTCGTGGTCTACCAGCACATGTGGCACGACGGCGCGCCGCACCAGGGGCAGTGCGAGGGCTGCACCACCACGGCCTGGCACCTGAAGGACGCCGTCTATCTCAACGCCCGCGGCGTCTCGTTGGCCATCCTGACCACGGGCCGTTGGGGCGAGGTGGCCTCCTACGTCGAGTTCATGGGCTACACCCAGCCCTGGTACTCGGTGCGCGACGTGGAGGCGCCGGTCGGCGGCGGAATGGGGCACATCGCCTGCTTCCTGCGCGACGGTGACCGCGTGTTCCTGACGTACTCCACGACGGGCCGTGGCAACGAGGCGGTCAACGGGTCCCTCGCCCTGCTCGACATGACGTCCTACGGCCGCGGCGAGGCGTGGGAGGACAACCCCGAGGGCCGCGCCGTGCTCGGCGACGTCCGCGAGGGGCACCCGGCCGTGGGCCGCCAGGCCTGCTGGTACTGGCGCTCGGACGTGGACGGTGTCGCCACCTGGGGCCCGACCAGCCGCCCCGTGCCGCAGTGGAGCCGCCCCGGCGCGACCCCCGTGGAGACCCTCGGCCGGCACGGCCACCACCACTGA
- a CDS encoding oxidoreductase, translating into MSRTWLITGGSQGLGRALVLAVLEAGDQVVVTSRRPEALASLRADHRERLETVALDVTSASQCRDVVAAAVERFGTVDVVVNNAGYATSGSIEHFPEDEFRAQVEGNLYGVVNVTRAVLPVMRRRRSGHVVQISSIGGRVGGTPGLSAYQTAKFAVEGFSEVLAGEVAPFGVRVTIVEPGGIRTGWAAGAAEPSGPVTPDYEQTVGTWLAMFAKYAGNEPGDPDRMARAIIGAVDAEEPPRRLLLGSDALGIAIGAEEARLTEARKWAEVSRSTDYPPDPSTA; encoded by the coding sequence ATGTCACGGACCTGGCTGATCACCGGTGGTTCGCAGGGCTTGGGCAGGGCTCTGGTGCTCGCGGTTCTGGAGGCCGGCGACCAGGTCGTGGTCACCTCCCGCAGGCCGGAGGCGCTGGCCTCCCTGAGAGCGGACCACCGGGAACGACTGGAGACCGTCGCGCTGGACGTCACCTCCGCGTCCCAGTGCCGGGACGTGGTCGCCGCGGCGGTGGAGCGGTTCGGGACGGTCGACGTGGTCGTCAACAACGCCGGTTACGCCACCAGCGGTTCGATCGAGCACTTCCCCGAGGACGAGTTCCGCGCGCAGGTCGAGGGGAACCTGTACGGCGTGGTGAACGTGACCCGGGCGGTGCTGCCGGTGATGCGCCGCCGCCGGTCCGGGCACGTCGTGCAGATCTCCTCCATCGGCGGACGCGTGGGCGGCACGCCCGGTCTGAGCGCCTACCAGACGGCCAAGTTCGCCGTGGAGGGCTTTTCCGAGGTCCTCGCGGGCGAGGTGGCCCCGTTCGGCGTCAGGGTCACCATCGTCGAGCCGGGCGGCATCCGCACCGGCTGGGCCGCGGGCGCGGCGGAGCCGTCCGGGCCGGTGACCCCCGACTACGAGCAGACGGTGGGCACGTGGCTGGCCATGTTCGCGAAGTACGCCGGGAACGAGCCCGGCGACCCGGACCGTATGGCCCGCGCGATCATCGGCGCGGTGGACGCCGAGGAGCCCCCGCGCCGGCTTCTGCTCGGCAGCGACGCGCTGGGGATCGCCATCGGCGCGGAGGAAGCCCGTCTGACCGAGGCGAGGAAGTGGGCCGAGGTCAGCCGCTCCACGGACTACCCCCCGGACCCCTCCACCGCCTGA
- a CDS encoding aldehyde dehydrogenase encodes MTVRDKLYIGGSWADPSDPGLRLDILSPHDQSVLGTVAQAAPADVDAAVAAARESFDHGPWPRTTPEERQEIVRRYDALRAALADEVAEAISVENGSAGWFTRAGQPFLTRQVDAYLKAAEEFGWEEVVEPSDASVAFDTIVRREPIGVVAAVIPWNSPFSAATAKLIPALLAGNTVVLKVSPENSLSMMLLADLWHRSGLPEGVLSVLPADRETSEYLVSHPGVDKISFTGSTRAGRRIASIAGEHLKRVGLELGGKSAALIMEDADLDAAVRGLRFGSLGNNGEACILQTRILAPRSRYEEVVAALKEMVESLKVGDPSAPDTFIGPMIRRDQQQRVIDYITVGMEEGARLVTGGPQVPEGLEKGNYVTPTLFADVDNSMRIAQEEIFGPVLAVIAYDDEDDAVRIANDSEYGLSGGVWTADPERALAVARRLRTGTVTVNGSPMSFDGPFGGYKASGLGREYGKVGLTGYVEHKTITRNR; translated from the coding sequence ATGACCGTGCGTGACAAGCTGTACATCGGCGGCTCCTGGGCCGACCCGAGTGACCCGGGCCTGCGGCTCGACATCCTCTCCCCGCACGACCAGTCCGTGCTGGGCACCGTGGCGCAGGCCGCGCCCGCCGACGTGGACGCGGCCGTCGCCGCGGCCCGCGAGTCCTTCGACCACGGTCCCTGGCCGCGCACCACGCCCGAGGAGCGCCAGGAGATCGTCCGCCGCTACGACGCCCTGCGCGCGGCGCTAGCCGACGAGGTCGCCGAGGCCATCTCGGTCGAGAACGGTTCGGCCGGCTGGTTCACCAGGGCCGGCCAGCCGTTCCTGACCCGACAGGTCGACGCGTACCTCAAGGCGGCCGAGGAGTTCGGGTGGGAGGAGGTCGTCGAGCCCTCGGACGCGTCGGTGGCCTTCGACACCATCGTGCGGCGGGAGCCGATCGGGGTGGTCGCCGCGGTCATCCCGTGGAACTCGCCGTTCTCCGCGGCCACCGCGAAGCTGATCCCGGCCCTGCTGGCCGGCAACACCGTCGTCCTCAAGGTCTCCCCCGAGAACTCCCTGAGCATGATGCTGCTGGCGGACCTCTGGCACCGGTCCGGGCTTCCCGAGGGCGTCCTCAGCGTCCTTCCGGCGGACCGTGAGACCAGTGAGTACCTCGTCTCCCACCCCGGCGTGGACAAGATCTCCTTCACCGGTTCGACGCGGGCCGGCCGGCGTATCGCCTCGATAGCCGGGGAGCACCTCAAGCGGGTCGGTCTGGAGCTGGGGGGCAAGTCCGCGGCGCTGATCATGGAGGACGCGGACCTGGATGCGGCCGTGCGGGGCCTGCGTTTCGGTTCGCTCGGCAACAACGGCGAGGCCTGCATTCTGCAGACCCGCATCCTCGCCCCCCGCAGCCGGTACGAGGAGGTCGTCGCCGCGCTGAAGGAGATGGTCGAGTCCCTGAAGGTCGGTGACCCGTCCGCCCCCGACACGTTCATCGGTCCGATGATCCGCCGCGACCAGCAACAGCGCGTGATCGACTACATCACCGTCGGAATGGAGGAGGGTGCTCGCCTGGTGACCGGCGGCCCGCAGGTGCCCGAGGGTCTGGAGAAGGGCAACTACGTCACCCCGACCCTCTTCGCCGACGTCGACAACTCCATGCGCATCGCCCAGGAGGAGATCTTCGGCCCGGTCCTGGCGGTCATCGCCTACGACGACGAGGACGACGCCGTACGGATCGCGAACGACTCCGAGTACGGCCTGTCCGGCGGCGTCTGGACCGCGGATCCGGAGCGGGCCCTGGCCGTCGCGCGCCGGCTGCGCACCGGCACGGTCACCGTGAACGGCTCGCCGATGAGCTTCGACGGCCCGTTCGGCGGTTACAAGGCGAGCGGTCTCGGCCGCGAGTACGGCAAGGTCGGCCTCACCGGCTACGTCGAGCACAAGACCATCACCCGCAACCGGTAG